In a single window of the Burkholderiales bacterium genome:
- a CDS encoding SRPBCC domain-containing protein, giving the protein MLIRQSVVLPAPPGRLYEMYLDSREHAKIIDAHARIVPKPGGRFSAWGGEISGTILQLVPGRLIVQSWRASDWNKADPDSTLILSFHRDRRGGRIELTHVNVPPRHLAGVRRGWRAFYWRPCGAPCCSAEGVLRRHLAFATF; this is encoded by the coding sequence ATGCTGATCCGCCAGTCGGTGGTGCTGCCTGCGCCGCCAGGCAGGCTCTACGAGATGTATCTCGACTCCCGCGAGCACGCGAAGATCATCGACGCGCACGCGCGCATCGTGCCGAAACCCGGCGGCCGCTTCAGCGCCTGGGGTGGCGAGATCTCCGGCACCATCCTGCAACTCGTGCCCGGGCGGCTGATCGTGCAGTCGTGGCGCGCATCGGACTGGAACAAGGCCGATCCGGACTCGACGCTGATCCTCTCTTTCCATCGCGACAGGAGGGGCGGGCGCATCGAACTCACTCACGTCAACGTGCCGCCGCGACACCTCGCGGGCGTGCGCCGCGGCTGGCGCGCGTTCTACTGGAGGCCGTGTGGCGCGCCCTGCTGCAGCGCTGAGGGCGTCTTGCGCAGGCATCTCGCATTTGCAACTTTCTGA
- a CDS encoding NUDIX domain-containing protein gives MANQSAGVLLYRRRGADVEVLLAHPGGPFWARKDQGAWSIPKGEFDDSEEPLAAARREFQEETGFALDGAFLALAPRRQKSGKIIHAFALERDLDPSAARSNFFTMEWPRGSGQTVEFPEVDRVAWFPLHEARRRIQPGQRAFLDELSDRLGLRGR, from the coding sequence ATGGCGAACCAGAGCGCGGGTGTTCTTCTCTACCGCCGGCGAGGCGCCGATGTCGAGGTGCTGCTCGCCCATCCCGGCGGCCCGTTCTGGGCGCGCAAGGACCAAGGCGCGTGGTCGATCCCCAAAGGCGAGTTCGACGACAGTGAGGAACCGCTCGCCGCGGCCAGGCGCGAGTTCCAGGAGGAAACCGGCTTCGCGCTGGACGGCGCCTTCCTCGCGCTGGCTCCACGCCGGCAGAAGAGCGGCAAGATCATCCACGCGTTCGCCCTGGAACGGGATCTCGACCCCAGTGCGGCGCGCAGCAACTTTTTCACGATGGAGTGGCCGCGCGGCTCCGGCCAGACCGTGGAGTTTCCGGAAGTCGACCGCGTCGCGTGGTTCCCGCTGCACGAAGCGCGCAGGCGCATACAGCCGGGGCAGCGTGCGTTTCTCGACGAGCTTTCCGATCGCCTGGGCCTGCGAGGCCGATAG
- a CDS encoding PAS domain S-box protein, with product MAASALAILVGALVLAGWAWDIERLKRVFAGLVAMNPMTAVSFLLAGVSLWLQSGASVPAARRFARLCALLILCIGLLKLADYLLGRESGIDQLLFTPKLPGDTVLPNRIAPNTALGFVFLGLALLLLDLTTRRGWRPSELFAVATALVALLALTGYAYKVQWLYGVGTFIPMALHTAAVFLLLSLGVLCARPGKGFMAVVTGDSGAGLMWRRLFPGTVLVLIALGWLRIEGERRGLYGTELGVALHTTATVTILGALIWWSTRSLDRAEAARRRSEAERERFFTLSLDMLCIAGSDGYFKRLNPAFNQTLGYTTEELLARPFLEFVHPDDRAATLAEMDKLSRGQPTLQFENRYQCKDGSWKWLSWRTQPFPSEGLLYATARDITELKRAEAELLAANRFLDSVIENIPDMIFVKEAGDLRFVRVNRAGEELLGYSRSELLGRNDYDFFPKEQADGFTARDREVLQDRVVKDIPEEPIRTRHKGERILHTKKIPIADEHDRPRYLLGISEDVTERKEKEREIFRLNEELAERAKQLEAATRELESFSYSVSHDLRAPLRHIDGYIEMLTEEAGDALSVEARRHLQVITDASRRMGQLIDDLLEFSRMGRAELHEERVDLDALVREAMRGLEMATRGRAISWNVSPLPVVTGDPSMLGQVLANLLSNAVKYTRGRSPAQIEIGRAGEENGRLVFYVRDNGAGFDMKYADKLFGVFQRLHRQDEFEGTGIGLANVRRIIARHGGRVWAEAAPDKGATFFFTLKPAP from the coding sequence GTGGCCGCCAGCGCGCTGGCCATTCTCGTCGGCGCGCTCGTGCTGGCGGGCTGGGCATGGGACATCGAGCGCTTGAAGCGCGTTTTCGCCGGTCTGGTCGCCATGAACCCGATGACCGCGGTGTCGTTTCTCCTGGCGGGCGTTTCTCTCTGGCTGCAGAGTGGTGCATCGGTGCCTGCCGCCCGCCGATTCGCGCGATTGTGCGCGTTGCTGATCCTGTGCATCGGCTTGCTGAAACTGGCCGATTACCTGCTCGGGCGGGAATCGGGCATTGACCAGCTTCTGTTCACGCCAAAGCTGCCCGGCGACACGGTTTTGCCGAACCGGATAGCGCCGAACACGGCGTTGGGTTTCGTCTTCCTTGGCCTGGCGCTCTTGCTCCTGGACCTGACCACGCGGCGCGGATGGCGCCCGAGCGAGTTGTTCGCCGTCGCGACCGCACTCGTTGCGTTGCTGGCGCTGACGGGTTATGCCTACAAGGTCCAGTGGCTCTACGGCGTGGGCACGTTCATTCCGATGGCGCTGCACACCGCGGCGGTGTTCCTTCTGCTGTCGCTGGGAGTGCTCTGCGCGCGGCCCGGCAAGGGCTTCATGGCGGTCGTGACCGGCGACAGCGGCGCGGGCCTCATGTGGCGGAGGCTTTTTCCCGGCACGGTACTGGTGTTGATCGCGCTCGGCTGGCTGCGGATCGAAGGCGAACGCCGCGGCCTCTATGGCACGGAGTTGGGGGTGGCGCTACACACCACGGCGACCGTCACGATCCTCGGCGCATTGATCTGGTGGAGCACCCGCTCGCTCGACCGCGCCGAAGCCGCCCGCAGGCGCTCGGAGGCGGAACGGGAGCGGTTCTTCACCCTGTCGCTCGACATGCTCTGCATCGCGGGCTCCGATGGCTACTTCAAGCGCCTCAACCCTGCCTTCAACCAGACGCTGGGCTACACCACGGAGGAATTACTGGCGCGTCCCTTCCTGGAATTCGTACACCCGGACGACCGCGCGGCCACGCTCGCAGAAATGGACAAGCTGAGCCGCGGCCAGCCGACGCTTCAATTCGAGAATCGTTACCAGTGCAAGGACGGCTCATGGAAATGGCTTTCGTGGAGAACCCAGCCCTTCCCCAGCGAAGGGCTGCTCTACGCAACCGCGCGCGACATCACGGAGCTCAAGCGCGCGGAAGCGGAGCTTCTGGCGGCGAACCGCTTCCTCGACTCCGTGATCGAGAACATTCCCGACATGATCTTCGTCAAGGAGGCCGGCGACTTGCGTTTCGTCCGCGTCAATCGTGCGGGAGAGGAGCTTCTGGGCTACTCGCGCTCGGAGCTGCTGGGCAGGAACGACTACGACTTCTTTCCCAAGGAGCAAGCCGACGGCTTCACGGCCAGAGACCGCGAAGTGCTGCAAGACAGAGTCGTGAAAGACATTCCGGAAGAACCGATCCGCACGCGCCACAAGGGCGAGCGTATTCTCCACACCAAGAAGATTCCCATTGCCGACGAGCACGACCGGCCTCGCTACCTGCTGGGCATTTCGGAAGACGTGACCGAGAGAAAGGAGAAGGAACGCGAGATCTTCAGGCTCAATGAAGAACTGGCCGAGCGTGCCAAGCAGCTCGAAGCCGCTACCAGGGAACTGGAATCGTTCTCCTATTCGGTGTCGCACGACCTGCGCGCGCCGCTGCGGCATATCGACGGCTATATCGAGATGCTGACCGAGGAGGCGGGCGACGCCTTGTCGGTCGAGGCCCGACGGCACCTGCAAGTGATCACCGACGCCAGCCGGCGCATGGGCCAGCTCATCGACGATCTGCTGGAATTCTCCCGCATGGGGCGCGCCGAGTTGCACGAGGAACGCGTCGATCTCGACGCCCTGGTCCGGGAGGCGATGCGCGGCCTGGAGATGGCCACCCGCGGACGCGCCATTTCCTGGAACGTGTCGCCCCTGCCGGTGGTTACCGGCGATCCGTCGATGCTCGGTCAGGTCCTCGCCAACCTGCTGAGCAACGCAGTCAAGTACACCCGCGGTCGGAGTCCGGCGCAGATAGAGATCGGGCGGGCGGGCGAAGAGAACGGACGCCTCGTCTTCTACGTGCGCGACAACGGGGCCGGCTTCGACATGAAGTATGCGGACAAGCTCTTCGGCGTCTTCCAGCGCCTACACCGCCAGGACGAGTTCGAAGGCACCGGCATCGGGCTCGCCAACGTCCGGCGCATCATCGCGCGGCACGGCGGCCGCGTCTGGGCCGAGGCCGCGCCGGACAAGGGGGCGACGTTCTTTTTCACCTTGAAGCCGGCGCCCTGA
- a CDS encoding response regulator codes for MNWLPRILLVEDSAQDAEMTLRAFEACHLANEVLHLHDGAEALDFLHRRGKFAGRTNGQPALVLLDLKMPKMDGLEVLRQMREDADLRLIPVVIMTSSRAERDLLDSYRLGVNAYVVKPVKFSDFIGAVRQVGAFWAVLNEPPPGSVPRRAPPETR; via the coding sequence ATGAACTGGCTGCCTCGCATACTGCTGGTCGAAGACAGCGCGCAGGACGCAGAGATGACGCTCAGGGCGTTCGAAGCCTGCCACCTCGCGAATGAAGTGCTTCACTTGCATGACGGCGCGGAGGCGCTGGACTTCCTGCACCGGCGCGGGAAATTCGCGGGCCGGACCAATGGCCAGCCGGCGCTCGTGCTGCTGGACCTGAAGATGCCGAAGATGGACGGCCTGGAGGTGCTGCGGCAGATGCGGGAGGATGCGGACCTCAGACTCATCCCGGTCGTCATCATGACCTCGTCGCGCGCCGAGCGCGATCTGCTCGACAGCTACCGCCTTGGCGTCAACGCCTACGTGGTCAAGCCGGTGAAGTTCTCGGATTTCATCGGTGCGGTGCGGCAGGTGGGCGCGTTCTGGGCGGTCCTGAACGAGCCGCCGCCGGGAAGCGTGCCCAGGCGCGCCCCGCCAGAGACACGGTAG
- a CDS encoding EAL domain-containing protein gives MSRPVRVLHLEDDPRDAELIHRRLKASGPQCEIVRVADRKGFETALDRQTFDLVLCDYNLPDYDGPTALRHARAHRPELPIIVISGTVGEDEAVECLKAGATDYVLKQRPQRLGAAVSRALKEAEQRRQLRQAEEALRDSEERFRSAMHFSAIGMALVAPDGRWLEVNRALCRITGYSAEELRATNFQSITHPDDLATDLEQVRRMLAREIDSYQLEKRYIRKDGGIVWISLGVSLLWTPDGQPRHFISQIQDITQRKEQEQKIARLSRIHAVLSGINSAIVRIRERQELFAEACRIVVEHGGFSIGWIARLDEPTGRLVPVAQAGLPLDLGGGSQSLEPRAGFAPAGVAEIALREGRPAIDNDLGAGRRSADAAQYPDTLSIRRAAIELGARSVIVLPLFVEERTFGVLTLYAPERNFFDEEEVKLLTELAGDISFALAFLAKEEKVNYLAYYDALTGLANSTLLLDRLGQALRAARRERRMAALVFADLERFHVVNDTLGRSTGDACLKEVASRLRRQARAEDIVARIGADCFAVALIDVSDADEAAHLLHDRVSAFARQPIVLSGQELRLSARFGVAMYPSDGQSPETLYANAEAALKRAKSTGEPFLFYTPEMNARIAESLVLENKLRAALEKDQFVLHYQPKVTVRDRRITGFEALIRWNDPELGLVSPAKFIPLLETTGLIREVGRWALSRVARDCRLWAENGVAPPRVAVNVSAIELRQKDFLDTMIEAAQMIRDTNGLLDLEITESVIMENLDAVTGKLQTLRGLDMQIAVDDFGTGYSSLAYIARLPIHALKIDRSFTAGMTDSADSLAIVTSVISLAHSLRLQVIAEGVETPQQAAMLEELGCDQMQGYFFSRPLPPDAVGRLLAAQPPEQREARRREASTARRIRPARRGKAHRR, from the coding sequence ATGAGCCGACCGGTCCGCGTGCTGCATCTGGAGGACGACCCGCGCGACGCGGAATTGATCCATCGGAGGCTCAAGGCTTCCGGCCCGCAGTGCGAGATCGTACGGGTCGCCGACAGAAAGGGTTTCGAGACCGCGCTGGACCGGCAAACCTTCGACCTCGTGCTGTGTGACTACAACCTGCCCGACTACGACGGCCCAACGGCGCTGCGCCATGCACGGGCGCATCGACCGGAACTGCCGATCATCGTCATCTCCGGCACGGTCGGCGAAGACGAAGCCGTCGAGTGCCTCAAGGCCGGCGCCACCGATTACGTGCTCAAGCAGCGGCCGCAGCGGCTCGGCGCCGCCGTGTCCAGGGCGCTCAAGGAGGCCGAGCAGCGCAGACAACTTCGCCAGGCCGAGGAAGCCCTGCGCGACAGCGAGGAGCGGTTCCGGTCGGCCATGCATTTTTCGGCCATCGGAATGGCTCTGGTCGCGCCGGACGGACGCTGGCTGGAGGTCAATCGGGCGCTGTGCCGGATCACGGGATATTCAGCGGAAGAATTGCGGGCGACGAATTTCCAGTCGATCACCCATCCGGACGATCTGGCGACCGATCTCGAACAAGTGCGCCGGATGCTGGCCCGCGAAATCGACAGCTATCAGCTCGAAAAGCGCTACATCCGCAAGGACGGTGGCATCGTGTGGATATCGCTCGGCGTTTCCCTGCTCTGGACCCCGGATGGACAGCCGCGGCACTTCATCTCCCAGATACAGGACATCACGCAACGCAAGGAACAGGAACAAAAGATCGCCCGACTGAGCCGGATCCACGCCGTGCTGAGCGGCATCAACTCGGCGATCGTGCGCATCCGCGAGCGTCAGGAGCTTTTCGCCGAGGCCTGCCGCATCGTGGTCGAGCACGGCGGCTTCAGCATCGGCTGGATCGCCAGGCTGGATGAGCCGACCGGAAGACTGGTGCCCGTCGCGCAGGCGGGGCTGCCGCTGGACCTGGGAGGTGGCAGCCAGTCCCTGGAGCCACGGGCTGGATTCGCGCCGGCCGGCGTCGCCGAGATCGCCCTGCGCGAGGGCCGTCCCGCTATCGACAACGACCTCGGGGCCGGGCGGCGATCGGCGGACGCAGCGCAGTACCCGGACACCCTGAGCATCCGGCGCGCGGCCATCGAGCTGGGCGCCCGGTCGGTCATCGTGCTGCCGCTCTTCGTGGAGGAACGGACCTTCGGAGTCCTGACTCTGTACGCGCCGGAGCGCAATTTCTTCGACGAGGAAGAGGTCAAGCTCCTCACGGAACTCGCGGGCGACATTTCCTTCGCGCTCGCCTTCCTCGCCAAGGAGGAGAAGGTCAACTATCTCGCGTACTACGACGCACTTACCGGCCTGGCCAACAGCACCCTGTTGCTCGACCGCCTGGGGCAAGCCCTTCGTGCCGCGCGGCGCGAGCGGCGCATGGCAGCACTCGTTTTCGCCGATCTGGAGCGCTTTCACGTCGTCAACGACACACTGGGCAGGTCCACCGGCGATGCGTGTCTGAAGGAAGTCGCATCCCGCCTTCGGCGGCAGGCGCGCGCCGAGGACATCGTCGCGCGCATCGGCGCAGACTGCTTCGCGGTCGCCCTGATCGATGTGTCCGATGCGGACGAGGCGGCGCATTTGCTGCACGATCGCGTGTCGGCTTTCGCCAGGCAGCCGATCGTGCTTTCCGGCCAGGAGCTTCGCCTTTCGGCACGCTTCGGCGTCGCGATGTACCCGTCCGACGGGCAGTCTCCCGAGACGCTGTACGCCAATGCCGAAGCGGCACTGAAGCGAGCCAAGTCCACAGGCGAGCCTTTCCTGTTCTATACGCCGGAGATGAACGCGCGTATCGCGGAATCGCTGGTTCTCGAGAACAAGCTCCGGGCAGCGCTGGAGAAAGATCAGTTCGTGCTGCACTACCAGCCCAAGGTCACCGTCCGCGACCGCAGGATCACCGGATTCGAGGCGCTGATCCGCTGGAACGATCCGGAACTCGGCCTGGTTTCGCCCGCGAAGTTCATCCCCCTTCTGGAAACCACCGGCCTGATCCGGGAGGTCGGGCGATGGGCGCTTTCCCGGGTCGCGCGCGATTGCCGCCTGTGGGCGGAGAACGGAGTCGCGCCGCCGCGCGTGGCTGTCAACGTCTCCGCGATAGAGCTGCGGCAGAAGGATTTTCTGGACACGATGATCGAGGCAGCGCAGATGATCCGGGACACGAACGGTCTGCTCGACCTGGAGATCACCGAGAGCGTCATCATGGAGAACCTGGACGCCGTTACAGGCAAGCTGCAGACGTTGCGCGGTCTGGACATGCAGATCGCCGTGGACGACTTCGGCACGGGCTACTCTTCCTTGGCGTATATCGCGCGGCTGCCGATCCATGCACTCAAGATCGACCGCAGCTTCACTGCGGGCATGACGGACAGCGCCGACAGCCTGGCGATCGTCACTTCGGTGATCTCGCTCGCCCATTCCCTCCGGCTGCAAGTGATCGCCGAGGGCGTGGAAACGCCGCAGCAGGCCGCGATGCTCGAGGAGCTGGGCTGCGACCAGATGCAGGGTTACTTCTTCAGCCGCCCGCTGCCGCCGGACGCGGTGGGGCGCCTTCTCGCCGCGCAACCCCCGGAGCAGCGCGAAGCGCGCCGTCGCGAAGCCTCCACCGCGAGGCGAATACGCCCCGCCCGGCGCGGCAAGGCGCACCGGAGGTAG
- a CDS encoding PAS domain S-box protein, whose translation MASRTSERSAAARPAKAVRDLEARLELAIRASNIGFWDWDVARGSVYFSPEWKRQLGYADEELPNRFEEWETRLHPDDRERTLDRIRAYLANPWPDYQVEFRLRHKDGSYRWIHTRAELMRDSAGLPRRLLGCHVDVTDRKHAEAALRESEEKLRLFIEHAPSAIAMFDRDMRYLAYSRRWLVDYGLEGQQLAGRSHYAVFPELPERWKAVHRRCLEGATEKCEQDPFPRGDGTVDWIRWEVHPWRTDDGIVGGLVIFSEVITDRKRAEEALREHTERLKGLSQRLMEAEEAERRAINRELHDRIGQNLSALNLNLNVLRAGLSGASLEAVKSRLDEIQKLIEETTVQVRNVMAELHPPALDDYGLIAALRTFAESRGPHGPLSIEVRGEEPAPRLQRPVELALFRIAQEALTNALKHANARRVEVAVAAAGARIALAILDDGVGVDRSDAGSAARGWGLTIMRERAEAIGARLRIEARPGGGTRVLVELERKAE comes from the coding sequence ATGGCCAGTCGAACGAGTGAACGATCTGCCGCGGCCCGGCCGGCCAAGGCGGTGCGCGACCTCGAGGCGCGGCTCGAGCTGGCGATCCGGGCCTCGAACATCGGATTCTGGGACTGGGACGTCGCCCGCGGATCGGTCTACTTTTCTCCCGAGTGGAAAAGGCAGCTCGGCTATGCGGACGAAGAGCTGCCCAACCGCTTCGAGGAGTGGGAAACCCGACTTCATCCCGACGACCGGGAGCGCACGCTCGACCGGATACGCGCGTATCTCGCCAATCCCTGGCCGGACTACCAGGTCGAATTCCGCCTGCGCCACAAGGACGGGTCCTACCGGTGGATCCATACGCGCGCGGAGCTGATGCGCGACAGTGCCGGGCTTCCGCGGCGCCTGCTCGGGTGCCACGTGGACGTCACCGACCGCAAGCACGCCGAAGCCGCGCTGCGCGAGAGCGAAGAGAAACTGCGGCTGTTCATCGAGCATGCGCCATCGGCCATCGCCATGTTCGACCGCGACATGCGTTACCTGGCCTACAGCCGTCGCTGGCTTGTCGATTACGGGCTGGAGGGGCAGCAACTCGCCGGCCGCAGCCACTACGCGGTCTTCCCCGAACTGCCTGAGCGGTGGAAAGCGGTTCACCGGCGCTGCCTGGAGGGCGCGACCGAGAAATGCGAACAGGATCCGTTCCCGCGCGGCGACGGCACCGTGGACTGGATCCGCTGGGAGGTGCACCCTTGGCGAACAGACGACGGCATCGTGGGTGGCCTTGTCATCTTTTCCGAGGTGATCACCGACCGCAAGCGGGCCGAGGAAGCGTTGCGCGAGCACACCGAAAGGCTGAAAGGACTGTCTCAGCGGCTGATGGAAGCCGAAGAAGCGGAACGCCGTGCCATCAATCGCGAACTGCACGACCGCATCGGCCAGAACCTGTCCGCGCTCAATCTCAATCTCAACGTCCTGCGCGCCGGCCTTTCCGGAGCATCGCTGGAGGCGGTGAAGTCGCGACTCGACGAGATCCAGAAACTCATCGAGGAAACGACGGTTCAGGTGCGCAACGTCATGGCCGAGCTGCATCCGCCGGCCCTGGACGACTACGGTCTCATTGCCGCGCTTCGGACCTTCGCGGAGTCTCGCGGCCCCCACGGCCCGCTCTCGATCGAGGTCAGGGGCGAGGAGCCGGCACCGCGGCTGCAAAGACCGGTGGAACTCGCCCTGTTCCGGATCGCCCAGGAAGCGCTGACCAACGCGCTCAAGCACGCCAATGCGCGTCGCGTGGAGGTTGCGGTCGCGGCCGCAGGCGCCCGGATCGCGCTTGCCATCCTCGACGACGGAGTCGGCGTCGATCGGTCGGACGCCGGCTCCGCAGCCCGCGGTTGGGGACTGACCATCATGCGCGAACGCGCGGAAGCGATCGGCGCGCGGCTGCGCATCGAAGCGCGACCCGGCGGCGGGACCCGGGTACTCGTCGAACTGGAGCGGAAGGCCGAATGA
- a CDS encoding response regulator transcription factor → MTIRVLIADDHAMMRDGLKALLSADPEFEVIGEVGNGRDTVRRAEELGPDAVILDISMPDLNGIEAARLLRERCPGVRIVMLSMHSSSEHVFRAFEAGASAYLLKDSAGAEMKAALRAACAGRRYLSRAIADLDPSKRALPARASPLERLSARERQVLQLVVEGHSSAEIARLVHLSPKSVETYRARLMRKLGVKDVPALVKFAIEHGLTTSG, encoded by the coding sequence ATGACGATCCGCGTGCTGATCGCGGACGACCACGCCATGATGCGCGACGGGTTGAAGGCGCTGCTGTCCGCGGACCCGGAGTTCGAAGTGATCGGGGAAGTGGGCAACGGTCGCGACACCGTGCGCCGCGCCGAGGAACTCGGGCCCGATGCGGTTATTCTGGACATCTCCATGCCGGACCTGAACGGCATCGAAGCCGCTCGACTGCTGCGCGAGCGGTGTCCCGGCGTGCGTATCGTCATGTTGTCGATGCACTCCAGCTCCGAGCACGTGTTCCGTGCGTTCGAAGCGGGGGCCTCCGCCTATCTTCTGAAGGACTCGGCCGGCGCGGAGATGAAGGCGGCGCTGCGCGCCGCATGCGCGGGCAGGCGTTATCTTTCCCGCGCCATCGCCGACCTGGATCCCTCGAAACGGGCGCTTCCCGCGCGGGCGAGCCCCCTCGAGCGCCTGAGCGCACGCGAACGGCAGGTTCTCCAACTCGTGGTGGAAGGCCATTCGAGCGCCGAGATCGCCCGGCTCGTCCACCTGTCGCCGAAGAGCGTGGAGACCTATCGCGCCCGCCTGATGCGGAAGCTCGGCGTGAAAGACGTGCCCGCGCTGGTGAAGTTCGCGATCGAGCACGGACTGACTACCTCCGGCTAG